In Colletotrichum destructivum chromosome 8, complete sequence, the following proteins share a genomic window:
- a CDS encoding Putative forkhead-associated (FHA) domain, SMAD/FHA domain superfamily, nibrin, second BRCT, which produces MWLLETDGDVFQGRRLWLRPGKRYLFGRTASEPGQLAISHKTISRKHLTIEVGTVPDGASQHLSNRSAVMIEDLGTKTGTTVDGHKYKDEKHVITEPAAEIKMGGCPDMFRLSWHPVVLTFSFSSRELQADPFSRLRAELEQFDVKLAADYNIQHTTHVVTKKRNTSKGLQALINGRYIVTDSFIDAIVAAATPSTDGNGTATSALEDDFDASWPDPLSHLPPRGGEPVERPPSAYAPNETRQEIFEGYTFIFYDKAQFNTLLAPITNSKGKALYTNVEPNSTTVDDFILYVKTEAGEKGLGSFEDGSEGRGVVVVRFIPSKGDSVDWYADFFTQVSLRLDHRPIEQNEFLEAILINDAGILRRPLEVDPTQVPSDTAPQQQANADPNSMDIDQPNVSQNTLESSSGSKTVAAKSRVRRAATRRFAGFDADDDEEEAMTPPVTESAPPNVSANDEPEEGLFVSQEVPPPEEIAESSNETTHKSTRRKRPAAQDDSIEDIIPTAAAVKRRRIAAGEEAVPRQKSPEATIAPDPKAVPKAKKIKKEIDVLDVARQQREEMEARAKAEKEDLANLPDDVDLSEIRRLHIVEEMPIRQPTANNSHDQDAENSRWDPRWNGRKNFKRFRTRGELTGRPPQKVIVPLTHVKTKEFGIGDDYWLEDSQSKKKSSEIQKSGTNATEPAASPASRPALRQQRIVLSDDSEEEEDQAMPDEEPEPEPEPGSEPEPEPEPEPEPEPTPALRARSTRAAATATQSQNTTQTQSQRQTRAKRAAPAAPAKEPPAKKARATRKPIEVADSDDSDDELKFKFGRRR; this is translated from the exons ATGTGGCTCTTGGAGACGGACGGCGATGTATTTCAGG GCAGGCGACTCTGGCTCCGGCCTGGAAAGCGATACCTCTTCGGCCGGACAGCTTCTGAAC CGGGACAACTTGCCATCTCCCACAAGACCATCTCGCGCAAACATCTCACGATTGAGGTCGGCACGGTGCCTGATGGCGCAAGC CAACATCTTTCAAACCGATCTGCGGTCATGATCGAAGACTTGGGCACAAAGACCGGCACGACCGTCGATGGACACAAAtacaaggacgagaagcatGTCATCACCGAACCTGCGGCCGAAATTAAGATGGGTGGCTGCCCTGACATGTTCCG TCTCTCATGGCACCCTGTAGTGCTCACATTCAGCTTCTCGAGCCGGGAACTCCAAGCCGACCCCTTTTCCCGCCTACGtgccgagctcgagcagTTCGATGTCAAGTTGGCGGCCGACTACAACATCCAGCACACGACTCACGTTGTCACCAAAAAGCGAAACACTTCCAAAGGTTTACAAGCTCTCATCAACGGAAGGTACATTGTCACCGACTCGTTCATCGACGCGATTGtcgcagcagcaacacccTCTACCGACGGGAATGGCACAGCTACCTCTGCCTTGGAAGATGATTTTGACGCGAGCTGGCCAGATCCATTGAGCCATCTGCCTCCTCGTGGCGGTGAGCCTGTAGAGCGGCCGCCATCTGCGTACGCACCGAACGAGACCCGCCAGGAAATCTTCGAGGGGTACACTTTCATCTTTTACGACAAGGCGCAATTTAATACGCTGTTGGCACccatcaccaacagcaaGGGTAAAGCTCTCTACACCAATGTGGAACCAAACTCAACAACAGTCGACGATTTCATCCTCTACGTAAAAACAGAAGCTGGTGAAAAGGGCCTCGGCTCCTTCGAAGACGGAAGCGAAGGACGAGGTGTGGTTGTTGTCCGTTTCATCCCCAGCAAAGGCGACTCGGTAGATTGGTATGCCGATTTCTTCACTCAGGTCTCCCTCCGCTTGGACCATAGACCCATCGAGCAGAACGAATTCCTCGAGGCTATCCTTATCAACGATGCTGGCATTCTGCGTCGGCCTCTGGAGGTCGATCCTACACAAGTACCCTCGGACACGGCGCCCCAACAACAGGCGAACGCGGATCCTAACTCGATGGACATTGATCAGCCAAACGTCTCTCAGAATACCCTAGAATCATCCTCAGGTTCCAAGACAGTTGCTGCCAAGAGCCGAGTACGGAGAGCAGCAACAAGACGATTTGCGGGATtcgacgccgatgatgacgaagaggaggccaTGACCCCTCCGGTGACTGAAAGTGCCCCGCCCAACGTCTCAGCAAACGACGAACCGGAGGAAGGGCTGTTCGTGTCCCAAGAAGTACCTCCGCCGGAGGAAATTGCAGAATCATCAAACGAGACGACGCATAAATCAACTCGAAGGAAGCGCCCCGCTGCCCAAGACGACAGCATCGAGGATATCATCCCGACTGCTGCTGCGGTAAAACGCCGACGGATCGCTGCTGGCGAGGAAGCTGTCCCCCGCCAGAAGTCCCCCGAGGCCACGATAGCCCCCGATCCCAAGGCCGTGCCCAAAGCGAAGAAGATTAAGAAAGAGAttgacgtcctcgacgttgCTCGCCAACAACGTGAGGAAATGGAGGCTCGCGCCAAGGCAGAAAAGGAGGACCTCGCCAATCTACCCGACGACGTAGACCTGAGCGAAATCCGTCGACTGCACATTGTTGAGGAGATGCCCATCCGTCAACCAACGGCCAACAATAGTCACGACCAAGACGCCGAGAACAGCAGGTGGGATCCACGGTGGAACGGGCGGAAGAATTTCAAGCGCTTCAGAACGCGCGGCGAACTTACAGGACGCCCACCACAGAAGGTCATCGTGCCCCTGACACATGTCAAGACAAAGGAGTTCGGCATCGGGGACGATTACTGGCTCGAAGACAGCcagagcaagaagaaaagtAGTGAGATCCAGAAGAGCGGGACGAACGCGACCGAGCCTGCTGCGTCGCCGGCTTCTCGACCGGCATTGCGACAGCAGCGCATCGTCCTCAgcgacgacagcgaggaggaagaggatcAGGCGATGCCCGATGAGgagcctgagcctgagcctgaaCCGGGGtccgagcccgagcccgagcccgagcccgaacCGGAACCGGAACCAACACCGGCGCTCCGGGCGAGAAGTACCCGCGCGGCAGCGACGGCAACACAGTCGCAGAACACGACCCAGACTCAGTCGCAGAGACAGACGCGGGCAAAGAGGgcggcgcccgccgcgccggccaAGGAGCCCCCGGCGAAGAAAGCTCGAGCGACCCGGAAGCCCATCGAAGTTGCAGATAgtgacgacagcgacgatgagCTCAAGTTCAAGTTTGGCCGCAGGCGTTGA
- a CDS encoding Putative DNAJ-containing protein, with protein sequence MVVDTAYYDILGVQPTATDIEIKKAYRKLAIVHHPDKNPNDPSAHEKFQEIGEAYQVLSDKDLRAAYDKYGKDSAKPSEGFADPAEFFTSIFGGDAFVDWIGEISLMKDLTATMDITMQEGEEGADGEEAADGEFPGTEEAKKESAKAAAAADAEKTGATAPAGSSTAPPPAVVVEDEKEILKARDAAEAAASASGDANKTNTPPPYAASAPPPYDAKARTPSPSPSGTSKRHQIPLRPALMDRPSDEVGVGAESEESLRKKEKKKGNLTKEQRDQLAAYDKERARVRQERVDTLARKLLDRISVWTETDKGADVTKSFQEKTRLEVENMKMESFGLDILHAIGQTYLAKATALLRSQKFLGIGGFFSRVKDKGTIVKETWNTISSAIDAQQTIEEMARMEEKGGEEWSDERKAEYERRVTGKILTAAWRGSKFEIQSVLREVCDSVLNDKKVPLAKRLERAEALVIIGDIFSKAQRSLEEEGDYLVFEQLVAEAAIKKDKESKKKGKKNAAAAEVAEDAPNVPKPEKS encoded by the exons ATGGTTGTCGATACGGCATACTATGACATTCTCGGTGTCCAGCCCACCGCCACCGATATCGAAATCAAAAAAGCCTACCGAAAGCTGGCTATTGTCCACCACCCGG ACAAGAACCCGAACGACCCCTCGGCCCACGAAAAGTTCCAGGAGATCGGTGAAGCCTACCAAGTCCTTTCCGACAAGGACCTCCGCGCCGCCTACGACAAGTATGGAAAAGACAGCGCCAAGCCTTCCGAGGGCTTTGCCGATCCCGCCGAGTTCTTCACATCCATCTTTGGCGGTGACGCCTTTGTCGACTGGATCGGCGAGATTAGTTTGATGAAGGACCTGACGGCCACCATGGATATCACGATgcaagagggcgaggaaggtgccgatggcgaagaagctgccgacggcgagtTCCCGGGCActgaggaggccaagaaggagagcGCCaaagccgctgccgccgccgatgcagAGAAGACTGGCGCGACCGCCCCCGCCGGGTCCTCCACCGCCCCCCCGcccgccgttgtcgtcgaagacgagaaggagatcCTCAAGGCACGCGATGCTGCCGAAGCTGCCGCTTCAGCGTCGGGTGACGCCAACAAAACCAACACGCCCCCTCCCTACGCGGCCAGCGCGCCTCCCCCTTACGATGCCAAGGCGAGGACACCATCGCCGAGCCCGTCCGGTACATCGAAACGTCACCAGATTCCTCTCCGGCCTGCCCTGATGGACAGGCCCTCGGATGAAGTCGGAGTGGGCGCCGAGTCGGAGGAGTCGCTGCGtaaaaaggagaagaagaagggcaaccTTACAAAGGAGCAGCGCGATCAGCTCGCCGCCTACGACAAGGAGCGTGCCCGTGTGCGACAGGAGCGCGTCGACACGCTCGCCCGCAAGCTGCTCGACAGGATAAGCGTGTGGACTGAGACGGacaagggcgccgacgtcaCCAAGTCCTTCCAGGAAAAGACGCGTCTCGAGGTGGAGAACATGAAGATGGAATCGTTCGGCCTAGACATCCTGCACGCCATCGGCCAGACCTACCTCGCCAAGGCGACGGCCCTGCTGCGGAGCCAGAAattcctcggcatcggcggcttcttcagccgcgtcaaggacaagggcACCATCGTGAAGGAGACGTGGAACACCATCAGCTCTGCCATCGACGCGCAGCAGACCATCGAGGAGATGGCACGCATGGAGGAGAAGGGTGGCGAGGAGTGGTCCGATGAGCGCAAGGCCGAGTACGAACGCCGCGTCACGGGCAAGATCCTCACGGCCGCATGGCGCGGCTCCAAGTTTGAGATCCAGAGCGTGTTGCGCGAGGTTTGTGACTCTGTTCTCAACGACAAGAAGGTTCCCCTGGCCAAGAGACTGGAGCGCGCCGAGGCGCTGGTCATCATCGGTGACATTTTCTCCAAG GCCCAACGAtccctcgaggaggagggagactATCTCGTCTTCGAGCaactcgtcgccgaggcagccatcaagaaggacaaggagtcgaagaagaagggcaagaagaacgccgccgcggccgaggtcgcaGAGGACGCGCCCAACGTGCCCAAGCCCGAAAAGTCGTAG
- a CDS encoding Putative GPI mannosyltransferase 1, with product MAGLDALFRPVPLFTTAAVLRVAMLYYGLWQDAHSAVKYTDIDYLVFTDAARFTAQGRSPYDRETYRYTPLLAWMLVPTASSQAWFAFGKFVFAAADLLAGYYIVRILERRGVGQARALKFASIWLLNPMVATISTRGSSEGLLGVTVMALLWAVLEGRISLAGLLLGFGVHFKIYPFIYAPAIVWWMDDETLGRRSSGIHGTTLVKAVANFLSPERIKLAVVSLATFMSLNIVMYSIYGTPFLVHTYFHHVTRIDHRHNFSPYNILLYLTSAFPSTATIRIESVAFLPQILLSTVLIPLILAKKDLATSMMAQTFAFVTFNKVCTSQYFLWYMVFLPIYLPNSSFLKNPKLGVTALALWIVSQAAWLQQGFQLEFLGVNTFFPGLFVSSVGFFLVNCWILGVIVSDGGKAITPASRTAKH from the exons ATGGctggcctcgacgccctcttCCGGCCCGTGCCGCTCTTTACGACCGCCGCGGTGCTCCGTGTGGCAATGCTTTACTACGGACTCTGGCAGGATGCCCACTCGGCGGTCAAGTACACCGATATCGACTACCTGGTCTTCACAGACGCGGCTCGCTTTACCGCACAGGGGCGCTCGCCCTATGACCGCGAGACCTATCGCTACACCCCTCTCCTGGCGTGGATGCTCGTCCCCACGGCGTCGTCTCAGGCTTGGTTCGCGTTTGGGAAGTTCGTCTTCGCTGCTGCCGACTTACTGGCCGGGTATTACATCGTGCGCATCCTGGAGAGACGAGGAGTGGGTCAGGCGAGAGCGTTGAAGTTCGCCAGCATCTGGCTACTGAACCCTATGGTCGCGACGATCAGCACACGAGGAAGCTCCGAAGGCTTGCTTGGCGTGACGGTCATGGCGCTCCTCTGGGCTGTGCTTGAGGGGCGAATTTCGTTGGCCGGATTACTCCTTGGATTTGGGGTTCACTTCAAGATCTATCCCTTCATTTACGCACCGGCCATTGTgtggtggatggatgatgaGACTCTCGGCAGGAGGAGCTCTGGTATCCATGGGACGACTCTGGTCAAAGCTGTCGCAAATTTCTTGAGTCCAGAGAGGATCAAGTTGGCCGTCGTCAGCCTGGCGACCTTCATGAGTCTGAATATCGTCATGTACTCCAT ATACGGGACGCCATTCTTGGTGCACACATACTTCCATCACGTCACAAGAATTGACCACCGCCACAACTTCAGCCCGTACAACATTCTCTTGTATCTGACCTCGGCGTTTCCCTCGACAGCGACCATCCGCATCGAGTCTGTTGCGTTCCTCCCCCAGATCCTCCTCTCGACCGTCCTCATCCCGCTTATCCTGGCTAAAAAAGACCTCGCAACCTCTATGATGGCTCAGACGTTCGCCTTTGTGACCTTTAACAAGGTCTGCACCAGCCAG TACTTCCTCTGGTACATGGTTTTCTTGCCCATCTACCTTCCCAACTCCTCGTTCCTCAAAAACCCCAAGCTGGGAGTTACCGCACTGGCCTTGTGGATTGTGTCCCAGGCAGCTTGGTTGCAGCAAGGATTCCAACTCGAGTTCTTGGGGGTTAACACTTTCTTTCCGGGCCTGTTCGTGTCATCCGTGGGATTTTTCCTCGTCAACTGCTGGATTCTGGGTGTCATAGtgagcgacggcggcaaggcaaTAACGCCAGCAAGTAGAACGGCCAAGCACTAA
- a CDS encoding Putative Translin family → MSKRDRDGKMRAYEPKQKPAAPESQFTPMFMNFRNELDQHHDRRERVIKASRDVTALSKKIIFTCQRVNKLGDLPNFATKEIATRMEEIKNHLTAIEPDIQGINRYRYAYSLRCLEELVEALSFSHYLRTQTLISPEETAAAVPANVSITENDYMYGLFDLFGEMMRFATVTTAQTGQLAGIEGRNILQDIHELSSCFEILPEIPTKDFRGKMEVMRQSVRKVEKLGYGLAIRGTERPKGWVPDMKEDFDPSSLD, encoded by the exons ATGTCTAAGAGAGATCGCGATGGCAAAATGCGGGCCTACGAACCCAAGCAGAAGCCGGCAGCCCCCGAGTCGCAGTTCACCCCCATGTTCATGAACTTTCGCAATGAGCTCGACCAGCACCACGACCGGAGGGAACGTGTTATCAAAGCTTCGAGAGACGTCACAGCCTTGAGCAAGAAGAT CATCTTTACCTGCCAAAG GGTCAACAAGCTGGGCGACCTCCCCAACTTCGCAACTAAGGAAATCGCCACCCGTATGGAGGAGATTAAGAACCACCTCACCGCGATCGAGCCCGACATCCAGGGCATCAACCGCTACCGCTACGCCTACTCCCTCCGCTgcctggaggagctggtcgaggccctctccttctcccactACCTCCGGACCCAGACCCTCATCAGCCCCGAAgagacggccgccgcggtGCCAGCCAACGTCTCCATTACCGAGAACGACTACATGTACGGCCTCTTCGACCTATTTGGCGAGATGATGCGCTTCGCCACCGTCACCACCGCCCAGACGGGCCAGTTGGCCGGTATTGAGGGCCGCAACATCCTGCAGGACATTCACGAGCTGAGCAGTTGCTTCGAGATCCTCCCGGAGATCCCGACAAAGGACTTCAGGGGCAAAATGGAGGTCATGCGGCAGTCGGTGCGCAAGGTGGAGAAGCTGGGCTATGGGTTGGCCATCCGGGGTACGGAACGGCCCAAGGGCTGGGTGCCGGACATGAAAGAGGACTTTGATCCTTCTTCATTGGATTGA
- a CDS encoding Putative (S)-ureidoglycine aminohydrolase, cupin domain, acetate kinase EutQ, rmlC-like jelly roll: protein MLLSMSEPIVPLTIIKGAGHEFIPLPEGENATVADFHSIRTKTTSSPAHFTSGFYKIVAGPSRPAHYTFEETKYVLSGQIDILDEATGITHHLVPGDFAFFHVGSKVKFSTKSEGLAFYAVTRPVRVPHPNLQGREEDVRAKL from the exons ATGCTCCTTTCGA TGTCTGAACCCATAGTCCCTCTTACCATCATCAAGGGTGCCGGCCACGAGTTCATCCCCCTGCCAGAGGGTGAGAATGCAACGGTTGCCGATTTCCACTC AATCCGGACGAAAaccacctcctcccctgCTCATTTCACTTCCGGCTTTTACAAGATCGTCGCTGGGCCCTCTCGTCCCGCGCACTACACTTTCGAGGAGACCAAGTATGTCCTCAGTGGTCAGATAGATATCTTG GACGAGGCCACTGGCATCACGCATCACCTCGTTCCCGGAGacttcgccttcttccatGTGGGTTCGAAGGTCAAA TTCTCAACCAAATCCGAAGGTCTCGCCTTTTACGCAGTAACGCGCCCCGTCAGGGTTCCCCACCCCAACTTGCAAGGCCGAGAGGAGGACGTGAGGGCAAAGCTTTAA
- a CDS encoding Putative RTA-like protein, with product MSTEGLFTPVPGVKPTKGGYYLWRYLPNKAAAVIFLILFLGSFLYISWKIWKTRARFCIVFAVGCLFEVIGFGARAGAHDKTDKIMPYAIQNMYIIIAPVLFAASIYMVLGRIITSIHAEKYSMIRPSKLTLTFVLGDVLSFSIQGGASGLMVVQKPGFATWGERIVILGLVIQIVMFGLFCIIAVIFHRRMRRAPTVESLDGLIPWEESLYMLYAVSLLIMVRSIFRVVEFAQGYTGYSLSHEWTLYIFDALLMFAVTVLFAWRFPDRLVPKEDLAL from the exons ATGTCCACCGAAGGCCTCTTTACGCCTGTCCCGGGCGTTAAGCCCACCAAGGGCGGCTACTATCTCTGGCGCTACCTCCCGAACAAAGCCGCTGCCGTCATtttcctcatcctcttcctggGATCCTTTCTCTACATCAGCTGGAAGATCTGGAAAACTCGGGCCCGTTTCTGCATTGTCTTTGCAGTGGGATGTCTCT TCGAGGTAATCGGGTTCGGGGCTCGAGCCGGAGCCCACGACAAAACCGACAAGATCATGCCTTATGCCATCCAGAACATGTATATCATCATTGCCCCCGTCCTCTTTGCCGCATCGATCTACATGGTGCTCGGCCGCATCATCACCAGCATCCACGCCGAGAAGTATTCAATGATCCGACCGTCCAAACTCACACTCACattcgtcctcggcgacgttctctctttctccatTCAGGGCGGCGCGTCTGGTTTGATGGTCGTTCAGAAGCCCGGCTTCGCCACGTGGGGTGAGAGGATTGTCATCCTCGGTCTCGTGATCCAGATTGTCATGTTTGGGCTATTCTGCATCATTGCCGTCATTTTCCACCGAAGGATGAGACGCGCTCCTACGGTGGAATCTCTGGACGGCCTGATCCCTTGGGAAGAAAGCTTGTACATGCTTTATGCGGTCAGCCTTCTCATCATGGTTAGGTCGATATTCAGAGTGGTCGAGTTTGCACAGGGCTATACTGGCTACTCCCTCTCCCATGAGTGGACACTCTACATCTTTGACGCCCTTTTGATGTTTGCTGTCACAGTTTTGTTTGCCTGGAGGTTCCCGGATCGACTTGTTCCCAAGGAAGACTTGGCCTTGTGA
- a CDS encoding Class II Aminoacyl-tRNA synthetase/Biotinyl protein ligase (BPL) and lipoyl protein ligase (LPL), with protein MEDASAPTSKKGAKKAEAKAKKEALKAQRAAELAAAAAANLNLEDDPAKDNYGNSQTTTPPFSKDAEEVEIRSLDESYNGKTVIVRAWLQNSRVQSAKMGFVELRKGGNWNIQGVVLASEEEPIVSRRMVKWITSINPESFVAVEAKVKQPLEPVKSCRVSGLELHITKCFVLAPAPTMLGMTLGAASQPIVNFSDEKAQAGDVDAEKAAKPAAETTTPAASMLTHLDNIAMHKRAPVQQAIADIRIQVKRIFRSYLEDRGFKEFEPPCLIGAASEGGGNVFRLAYFGEEAFLAQSPQFYKQFEIAGGRERVFSIGPVFRAENSNTPRHMTEFTGLDVEMEIKHSYTEVLTTLEGVLLSIFRGIQERCADEIETVRSVYHSEPLLLPEPGKEVRLTFAEAQKLLREEGPAEFANVRDDEDMSTPQEKALGEVVRLKYKTDFYVIDKFPETARPFYAKVDDAGTTVGDGVRVTNAFDFFIRGQEVLSGGQRIHDPAELEDRIRAKGVDPESGGIKEYLTTFRQVGVPPHGGGGIGLDRVVAWFLALPSVHLAAYYPRTPKRLLP; from the exons ATGGAAGACGCAAGCGCCCCCACGTCGAAGAAGggcgcgaagaaggccgaggccaaggcgaagaaggaggccCTGAAGGCCCAGCGCGCTGCCgaactcgccgccgccgccgccgccaacctgaacctcgaggacgaccccGCCAAGGACAACTATGGCAACAGTCAGACCACGACCCCGCCCTTCAGCAAGGACgccgaagaagtcgaaaTCCGTTCCCTTGACGAATCCTACAATGGCAAGACGGTCATCGTGCGTGCCTGGCTCCAAAACTCTCGCGTCCAGAGTGCCAAGATGGGCTTTGTCGAGCTCCGCAAGGGGGGCAACTGGAACATCCAGGGAGTCGTACTGGCctccgaggaggagcccATTGTCAGTCGACGCATGGTCAAATGGATTACCAGCATCAACCCCGAGAGCTTCGTTGCTGTTGAAGCCAAGGTGAAGCAACCTCTCGAGCCCGTCAAGAGCTGCCGAGTCTCGGGACTCGAGCTTCACATCACAAAGTGCTTCGTCCTCGCGCCGGCTCCCACCATGCTTGGCATGACCCTGGGCGCTGCAAGCCAGCCCATCGTCAACTTCAGCGACGAGAAGGCCCAAGCGGGAGATGTtgacgccgagaaggctGCTAAGCCCGCTGCCGAGACTACGACGCCAGCCGCCAGCATGCTCACCCATCTTGACAACATTGCCATGCACAAGCGCGCTCCTGTTCAGCAGGCCATTGCG GACATCCGCATTCAAGTGAAGAGAATCTTCCGTTCATACCTCGAAGACCGCGGATTCAAGGAATTTGAGCCGCCTTGCCTTATCGGCGCAGCGTCCGAGGGCGGTGGCAATGTCTTCCGACTCGCATACTTCGGCGAGGAGGCTTTCCTCGCCCAATCGCCTCAGTTCTACAAGCAATTCgagattgcaggaggcagaGAGCGTGTGTTTAGCATCGGTCCCGTCTTCAGAGCTGAAAACTCCAACACCCCGAGACACATGACCGAGTTCACGGGCCTTGATGTTGAGATGGAAATCAAGCATTCCTACACCGAGGTTCTTACCACATTGGAGGGCGTGTTGTTGTCCATCTTCCGTGGTATCCAAG AGCGATGTGCGGACGAAATCGAAACGGTTCGATCCGTCTACCACTCGGAACCGCTCCTCCTTCCCGAGCCCGGCAAAGAAGTCCGCTTGACCTTCGCCGAGGCACAGAAGCTTCtgcgagaagaaggccccGCCGAATTTGCAAACGTACGGGACGATGAAGATATGAGCACCCCCCAAGAGAAGGCTCTTGGTGAAGTCGTACGTCTCAAGTACAAGACGGACTTTTACGTCATTGACAAGTTCCCTGAGACGGCTCGGCCGTTTTATGCCAAGGTTGATGATGCGGGTACCACGGTTGGAGACGGTGTTCGTGTCACGAATGCCTTCGACTTCTTCATCCGTGGACAGGAGGTGCTCTCCGGCGGTCAACGTATTCACGACCCGGCTGAACTCGAGGACCGTATCCGCGCCAAGGGTGTTGACCCTGAAagcggcggcatcaaggaGTACCTTACAACGTTCCGCCAGGTCGGTGTGCCGCCGCATGGTGGAGGTGGTATTGGTCTTGATCGTGTGGTTGCTTGGTTCCTGGCATTGCCCAGCGTTCACCTCGCAGCGTACTACCCTCGCACTCCCAAGAGACTGCTGCCGTAA
- a CDS encoding Putative cytochrome b5-like heme/steroid binding domain, cytochrome b5, heme-binding protein: protein MGYIGVSLILASVVWVIVAPPPWIHPFMPPFLLAWQHPKAPPALPPSQRPKSEPSTPGSDDSTKQNGHAPEPSKDKLEQRQQPPPRDAPSTPALNIPGDHPVAAPPSLKTVQDRAAMPPPPPPPVIRRSSPTPAPPPPILFDPESEEQTTPKAKPYVSAPPVPSFNLEEPSQAPPPSLFPASTAAAPGRGSMPPPPAPSSNVNMMPPPAAPRGPAAPPRLAAFPALNSPQRARGPVPNRAPPSSSSLGSSLAPPPTHSAKAPKPTRKVILTPGHSPLDWARISGPNADLRNLPADTPYLKVTPSTLKKMTGRKGKDAWMALGGRVYNITPYLPYHPAGIPELLRGAGRDGTKLFGEIHPWVNYETMLSACLVGLLVEEDEGSKPSAMDEMD, encoded by the coding sequence ATGGGCTACATCGGCGtctccctcatcctcgcctcTGTTGTCTGGGTCATCGTCGCGCCCCCGCCATGGATACACCCCTTCATGCCGCCCTTCCTCCTGGCATGGCAGCACCCAAAGGCCCCGCCCGCTCTGCCGCCCTCGCAAAGACCGAAGTCCGAACCTTCAACGCCGGGAAGCGATGACTCGACGAAGCAGAACGGCCACGCGCCCGAGCCCTCGAAGGACAAGCTCGAGCAGCGACAGCAGCCGCCACCCCGCGATGCCccttcgacgccggcccTCAATATCCCCGGGGACCATCCCGTTGCCGCACCCCCGTCCCTCAAGACCGTCCAGGACCGCGCCGCGAtgcctccgccccctcctccgccagtCATCCGCCGCTCGTCCCCGACTCCcgcacctcctccccccatcctcttcgACCCGGAATCTGAAGAGCAAACGACACCCAAAGCCAAGCCCTACGTctccgcgccgcccgtccCGTCCTTCAACCTCGAGGAACCCTCCCAAGCACCGCCACCGTCTTTGTTCCCTGCTAGCACCGCCGCGGCCCCGGGCAGAGGAAGCATGCCCCCGCCCccggcgccctcctcgaacGTCAACATGATGCCGCCACCCGCGGCCCCCCGCGGCCCGGCGGCCCCGCCTCGCCTTGCCGCCTTCCCGGCCCTCAACTCCCCCCAACGCGCACGTGGCCCCGTTCCCAACCGCgcccctccatcctcctcctcccttgGCTCATCcctcgcgccgccgcctaccCACTCGGCCAAGGCCCCAAAGCCCACCCGCAAGGTCATCCTAACCCCGGGCCACTCTCCGCTCGACTGGGCGCGCATCTCAGGCCCCAACGCCGACTTGCGCAACCTCCCCGCCGACACCCCCTACCTCAAGGTCACGCCCTCGACCCtcaagaagatgacgggccgcaagggcaaggacgcCTGGATGGCCCTCGGCGGGAGGGTCTACAACATCACCCCCTACCTACCCTACCACCCGGCTGGCATCCCCGAGCTGCTGAGGGGCGCGGGACGGGACGGCACCAAACTGTTCGGCGAGATCCACCCCTGGGTCAACTACGAGACCATGCTTTCCGCCTGTCTCGTCGGGCTcttggtcgaggaggacgagggttCCAAGCCGAGCGCGATGGACGAGATGGACTAA